A stretch of the Bradyrhizobium sp. CCBAU 53351 genome encodes the following:
- a CDS encoding alkene reductase, whose translation MSRSTKLFETYKLGPITLANRLVMAPLTRNRAVPGTFVPGALAAEYYGQRASAGLLITEASQVSQQGQGYQDTPGIYSKDQVAGWRKVTDKVHERGGKIFIQLWHVGRISHVDLQANGAAPVAPSAIRAKGKTFVNGTFADVSEPRALELAEIPDIIDDFKRAAKNALEAGFDGVEIHGANGYLLDQFAKDGANKRTDAYGGSIENRARLMLEVSKAVATEAGADRTGIRISPVTPANDISDSNPQALFDHIVDGLSALKLVYLHVVEGATGGPRDFAPFDYASLRKRFAGAYVANNGYDFDLATKVLDANAADLIAFGKPFISNPDLVERLKQGAALNDWDKNTFYGGGAKGYTDYPALAAEPAE comes from the coding sequence ATGAGCCGTTCGACCAAATTGTTTGAGACCTACAAGCTCGGCCCGATCACGCTGGCCAACCGCCTCGTCATGGCGCCGCTGACGCGCAACCGCGCCGTGCCCGGCACATTCGTACCCGGCGCGCTCGCCGCCGAGTATTACGGCCAGCGCGCCTCCGCAGGGCTTCTGATCACCGAAGCGAGCCAGGTCTCACAGCAGGGCCAAGGCTACCAGGACACCCCCGGCATCTACAGCAAGGACCAGGTCGCCGGCTGGCGCAAGGTTACCGACAAGGTCCATGAGCGTGGCGGCAAGATCTTCATCCAGCTCTGGCATGTCGGCCGCATCTCGCATGTCGATCTGCAGGCGAATGGCGCGGCCCCGGTGGCGCCGAGCGCGATCCGCGCCAAGGGCAAGACCTTCGTGAACGGTACTTTCGCCGACGTCTCCGAGCCGCGCGCGCTGGAGCTTGCCGAAATTCCCGACATCATCGACGATTTCAAGCGTGCCGCCAAGAACGCGCTGGAGGCCGGCTTCGACGGCGTCGAAATCCACGGCGCCAACGGTTATCTGCTCGACCAGTTCGCCAAGGACGGCGCCAACAAGCGCACCGATGCCTATGGCGGCTCGATCGAAAACCGCGCGCGGCTGATGCTCGAGGTGTCCAAGGCCGTTGCGACGGAGGCCGGCGCCGATCGCACCGGCATCCGCATCTCGCCGGTGACGCCGGCCAACGACATCTCCGACAGCAATCCGCAAGCTTTGTTCGATCACATCGTCGACGGTCTCAGCGCGCTGAAGCTGGTCTATCTCCACGTCGTCGAAGGCGCCACCGGCGGCCCGCGCGACTTCGCCCCGTTCGACTATGCGTCCTTGCGCAAGCGCTTCGCCGGCGCCTACGTCGCCAACAACGGCTACGATTTCGATCTCGCCACCAAGGTGCTGGATGCGAACGCGGCCGACCTCATCGCCTTCGGCAAGCCCTTCATCTCCAATCCCGACCTCGTCGAGCGGCTGAAACAGGGCGCAGCGCTGAACGACTGGGACAAGAACACCTTTTACGGCGGCGGCGCGAAGGGATACACGGACTATCCGGCGCTGGCGGCCGAGCCGGCGGAGTGA
- a CDS encoding ABC transporter substrate-binding protein: MSSAAAIIAVSFAVSAPVRAADDAVIQKWIAEFQPSTLSKEDQKKELEWFAKAAEPFKGMEINVVSETITTHEYESQTLAKAFSELTGIKLKHDLIQEGDVVEKLQTQMQSGKNVYDGWINDSDLIGTHFRYGQTIVLSDYMTGEGKDVTDPMLDVNDFIGKSFTTGPDGKLYQLPDQQFANLYWFRYDWFTNADYKAKFKAKYGYELGVPVNWSAYEDIAEFFTNDIKEINGVKVYGHMDYGKKDPSLGWRFTDAWLSMAGNGDKGIPNGLPVDEWGIRMEGCRPVGSSVERGGDTNGPAAVYSITKYLEWLKKYAPPQAQGMTFSEAGPVPAQGNIAQQMFWYTAFTADMVKPGIAVMNADGTPKWRMAPSPHGAYWKEGMKLGYQDAGSVTLLKSTPADRRKAAWLYLQFIISKSVSLKKSHVGLTFIRESDIWDKSFTERAPKLGGLIEFYRSPARVQWTPTGNNVPDYPKLAQLWWQNIGDASSGAKTPQQAMDALAAAQDSVMERLEKSNVQGACGPKLHKKEKPEYWFAKAEKDGTIAPQRKLANEKPKGETVDYDTLIKSWPATPPKRAEAK; this comes from the coding sequence ATGTCCAGCGCCGCCGCGATCATCGCGGTGTCGTTCGCCGTCTCGGCGCCGGTCCGCGCCGCCGACGACGCCGTGATCCAGAAATGGATCGCGGAATTCCAGCCCTCGACGCTGTCGAAGGAAGACCAGAAGAAGGAGCTGGAGTGGTTCGCCAAGGCCGCCGAACCCTTCAAGGGCATGGAGATCAACGTCGTCTCCGAGACCATCACGACCCACGAATATGAATCGCAGACGCTGGCCAAGGCGTTCTCCGAGCTCACCGGCATCAAGCTCAAGCACGACCTCATCCAGGAAGGTGACGTCGTCGAGAAGCTGCAGACCCAGATGCAGTCCGGCAAGAACGTCTATGACGGCTGGATCAACGATTCCGACCTGATCGGCACGCATTTCCGCTACGGCCAGACCATCGTGCTGTCGGATTACATGACCGGTGAGGGCAAGGACGTCACCGATCCCATGCTCGACGTCAACGACTTCATCGGCAAGTCGTTCACGACCGGTCCGGACGGCAAGCTCTATCAGCTGCCCGACCAGCAGTTCGCGAACCTCTATTGGTTCCGCTACGACTGGTTCACCAACGCCGACTACAAGGCCAAGTTCAAGGCCAAGTATGGCTACGAGCTCGGCGTGCCCGTGAACTGGTCCGCCTATGAGGACATCGCCGAGTTCTTCACCAACGACATCAAGGAGATCAACGGCGTCAAGGTCTACGGCCATATGGACTATGGCAAGAAGGACCCCTCGCTCGGATGGCGCTTCACCGACGCCTGGCTGTCGATGGCCGGCAACGGTGACAAGGGCATTCCGAACGGTCTGCCGGTCGACGAGTGGGGCATCCGCATGGAAGGCTGCCGCCCGGTCGGCTCCTCGGTCGAACGTGGTGGCGACACCAACGGTCCGGCCGCGGTCTACTCGATCACCAAATACCTCGAGTGGCTGAAGAAGTATGCGCCGCCGCAGGCGCAGGGCATGACGTTCTCCGAAGCAGGCCCCGTCCCGGCCCAGGGCAACATCGCCCAGCAGATGTTCTGGTACACCGCCTTCACCGCCGACATGGTGAAGCCGGGCATCGCCGTGATGAACGCGGACGGTACGCCGAAATGGCGTATGGCGCCGTCGCCGCACGGTGCGTACTGGAAGGAAGGCATGAAGCTCGGCTATCAGGACGCCGGCTCCGTGACGCTGCTGAAGTCGACCCCGGCGGACCGCCGCAAGGCGGCCTGGCTCTATCTCCAGTTCATCATCTCCAAGTCGGTGAGCCTGAAGAAGAGCCATGTCGGTCTCACCTTCATCCGTGAATCCGACATCTGGGACAAGTCGTTCACCGAGCGTGCGCCCAAGCTCGGCGGCCTGATCGAGTTCTACCGCTCGCCCGCGCGCGTGCAGTGGACCCCGACCGGCAACAACGTGCCCGACTATCCGAAGCTCGCTCAGCTGTGGTGGCAGAACATCGGCGATGCGTCGTCCGGTGCGAAGACGCCGCAACAGGCGATGGATGCTCTCGCGGCGGCTCAGGACTCCGTCATGGAGCGCCTGGAGAAGTCCAACGTGCAGGGCGCCTGCGGTCCGAAGCTCCACAAGAAGGAGAAGCCGGAGTACTGGTTCGCGAAGGCCGAGAAGGACGGCACCATCGCGCCCCAGCGCAAGCTCGCCAACGAGAAGCCGAAGGGCGAGACGGTCGACTACGACACCCTGATCAAGTCGTGGCCGGCGACCCCCCCGAAGCGCGCGGAAGCCAAGTAA